A single region of the Solwaraspora sp. WMMD791 genome encodes:
- a CDS encoding ABC transporter permease produces the protein MTRRLVGLLLGNPLALAGLLVLTVLTVVAVAGPWLAPYDPNAVDVPGRLAAPSPQHPFGTDNLGRDVLSRVLVGARVSLQVGLVAVGISLAAGLIIGLIAGYYAGAADAVLMRSMDVLFAFPAILLAIAVLAILGPGITNAMIAIGIVYTPIFARIVRAATMVATTQLYVLAARAVGAGDLRILVRHVVPNIAAPVIVQTSLSLAFAILAEAALSFLGLGVQRPDPAWGRMLAEGREFVGQAPWMGIFPGLAILGTVLAFNLVGDGLRDVLDPRQRSVVESRGRAG, from the coding sequence GTGACCCGCCGACTGGTCGGTCTACTGCTGGGCAACCCGCTGGCCCTGGCCGGGTTGCTGGTGCTGACGGTGCTGACGGTGGTCGCCGTGGCCGGGCCGTGGCTGGCACCGTACGACCCCAACGCCGTCGACGTGCCCGGCCGGTTGGCGGCACCGTCGCCGCAGCACCCGTTCGGCACCGACAACCTGGGCCGCGACGTACTCAGCCGGGTGCTGGTCGGTGCCCGGGTGTCGCTGCAGGTGGGGCTGGTCGCGGTCGGCATCTCGCTGGCCGCCGGGCTCATCATCGGTCTGATCGCCGGCTACTACGCCGGCGCGGCCGACGCGGTGCTGATGCGCAGCATGGACGTGCTGTTCGCGTTCCCGGCGATCCTGCTGGCCATCGCCGTCCTGGCGATCCTCGGACCCGGCATCACCAACGCGATGATCGCCATCGGCATCGTCTACACCCCGATCTTCGCCCGGATCGTGCGGGCCGCGACGATGGTTGCCACCACCCAGCTGTACGTGCTGGCCGCCCGCGCGGTCGGTGCCGGTGACCTGCGGATCCTCGTCCGACACGTGGTGCCGAACATCGCCGCGCCGGTGATCGTGCAGACCTCGCTCAGCCTGGCGTTCGCCATCCTGGCCGAGGCGGCGCTGTCGTTCCTCGGCCTCGGGGTGCAGCGCCCCGACCCGGCCTGGGGCCGGATGCTCGCCGAAGGCCGCGAGTTCGTCGGTCAGGCACCCTGGATGGGGATCTTCCCCGGCCTGGCGATCCTCGGCACCGTCCTGGCGTTCAACCTGGTCGGCGACGGACTCCGGGATGTGCTCGACCCCCGGCAGCGGTCGGTCGTCGAGTCGAGGGGGCGGGCCGGATGA
- a CDS encoding ABC transporter ATP-binding protein, protein MSGGPAGDAPATDGPVLSVRDLTVRIGTRRGVARVVNGVSYDVRAGETLAIVGESGSGKTVAALAVMGLLDEPARVSGQVLLGGTDLLALGERQLRRVRGNRIAMVFQDPMTSLNPVRTIGAQLVEPIVLHGLASGAAARDRAADLLDQVGLPDARRRLDDYPHHFSGGMRQRVMIAMALACEPRVLLADEATTALDVTTQAQILDVVAGLQQRLGLAVVWITHDLGVVAGIADRVAVMYAGRILEEAGVDDLYAAPRHPYTIGLLAAVPRVGVARPRRLATIPGQPPDPTALPAGCPFHPRCGYRYDDRAATEVPPLRTVAAGGHRVACFYDVPAGRDG, encoded by the coding sequence ATGAGCGGCGGGCCGGCGGGCGACGCCCCGGCGACCGACGGTCCGGTGCTGTCGGTACGTGACCTGACGGTGCGCATCGGCACCCGGCGCGGCGTCGCCCGGGTGGTCAACGGGGTCAGCTACGACGTGCGTGCCGGTGAGACCCTGGCCATCGTCGGGGAATCCGGCTCCGGCAAGACCGTCGCCGCGCTGGCGGTGATGGGGCTGCTCGACGAACCGGCCCGGGTCAGCGGCCAGGTGCTGCTGGGCGGCACCGACCTGCTGGCACTCGGCGAACGTCAGTTGCGCCGGGTGCGGGGCAACCGGATCGCGATGGTCTTCCAGGACCCGATGACGTCGCTCAACCCGGTCAGGACCATCGGGGCGCAGCTCGTCGAACCGATCGTGCTGCACGGCCTGGCCAGCGGCGCCGCCGCCCGGGACCGGGCCGCCGACCTGCTCGACCAGGTCGGGCTGCCGGACGCCCGGCGGCGGCTGGACGACTACCCGCACCACTTCTCCGGCGGCATGCGCCAGCGGGTCATGATCGCCATGGCGTTGGCCTGTGAGCCCCGGGTGTTGCTCGCCGACGAGGCGACCACCGCGCTGGACGTCACCACCCAGGCGCAGATCCTCGACGTCGTCGCCGGCCTGCAGCAGCGGCTCGGCCTGGCGGTCGTGTGGATCACCCACGATCTCGGGGTGGTGGCCGGCATCGCCGACCGGGTCGCGGTGATGTACGCCGGCCGGATCCTGGAGGAGGCGGGGGTCGACGACCTGTACGCCGCGCCCCGGCACCCGTACACCATCGGGTTGCTCGCGGCGGTGCCGCGCGTCGGCGTCGCCCGGCCCCGCCGGTTGGCGACGATCCCCGGCCAGCCGCCCGACCCGACGGCGCTGCCGGCGGGCTGTCCGTTCCATCCGCGCTGCGGCTACCGGTACGACGACCGGGCGGCCACCGAGGTACCGCCGCTGCGGACCGTCGCCGCCGGCGGGCACCGGGTGGCCTGCTTCTACGACGTCCCGGCGGGCCGGGATGGCTGA